Proteins from one Ictidomys tridecemlineatus isolate mIctTri1 chromosome 14, mIctTri1.hap1, whole genome shotgun sequence genomic window:
- the Esco2 gene encoding N-acetyltransferase ESCO2, translating to MATITPRKRNRPSVNCDSLLSSSKKLIMDFTENLLPSPSKKYNCQNSDESEEKLYFSQKGHFISSPLKTIKKNRLPSASHSSPFKSAVPTVSFYNKDNKDKWYLNPLERKLVRETRSTYLKTNNEDKSFPRMTEKIQGRPSCTKKKNKKTQKSLTAKYQPSYKHIKPISRNAKHSKQNRMSYKPVVEKENNCYLAENNPNTPRVLSQKIKPQVTLQGGAAFFVSRKKLSLRKLPLENKPSLELTPKNKPGVIKKSEIETVCERKTFVKSQVPKCLLIEKKLNVELSAKSKDEEELIKDSLGEVVSSKEYKLDENKHFSPEDSLGENKTVSLESNVYPIFSASSVNTKRSLVEEQSSVGSISCTDFLKQTNIQKNLNIRDANKETNAQLIIDAGQKHFGATICKSCGMIYTASNPEDEMQHVQYHHRFLEGIKYTGWKKERVVAEFWDGKIVLVLPRDPAYALRKVEDVQELADHELGFQQVVPKCPNKTKTFLFVSDEKKVVGCLVAEPIKQAFRLLSEPSGPESSNSKESPRAWQCSNVPEPAVCGISRIWVFRLQRRKRIARRLVDTVRNCFMFGCFLSTNEIAFSDPTPDGKLFATKYCNTPNFLVYNFNS from the exons ATGGCAACTATTACTCCAAGGAAGAGGAATCGGCCTTCTGTGAACTGTGACAG CTTATTATCTTCATCAAAGAAGTTAATTATGGACTTTACAGAAAATCTGTTGCCATCACCTAGTAAAAAGTATAATTGTCAAAACAGTGATGAAAGTGAAGAAAAGctatatttttctcaaaaaggCCATTTCATTTCAAGTCCACtcaagacaattaaaaaaaacagattgcCATCTGCAAGTCATAGCTCACCATTTAAATCTGCTGTACCCACTGTATCTTTTTACAATAAAGACAATAAAGATAAGTGGTATCTTAATCCACTGGAGAGAAAGCTGGTAAGAGAGACTAGATCCACTTACCTAAAAACTAATAATGAAGATAAATCTTTTCCCAGAATGACAGAAAAAATACAGGGAAGACCAAGCTGCACCaagaagaagaataagaaaacacagaagagTTTAACTGCTAAGTATCAACCAAGTTATAAGCACATCAAGCCTATATCAAGAAATGCTAAGCATTCCAAGCAAAATCGGATGTCCTATAAGCCAGTTGTGGAAAAAGAGAATAATTGTTATTTAGCTGAAAATAATCCAAATACTCCTAGGGTTctaagccaaaaaataaaaccacaagttACACTCCAGGGTGGAGCAGCATTTTTTGTTAGTAGAAAAAAACTTTCTCTTAGAAAATTGCCTCTGGAAAATAAGCCATCACTGGAACTCACCCCTAAAAATAAACCAGGAGTGATTAAAAAGTCTGAGATAGAGACTGTATGTGAAAGAAAAACTTTTGTGAAAAGTCAAGTGCCAAAGTGCTTGTTGATAGAAAAGAAATTGAATGTGGAGCTGAGTGCAAAAAGTAAAGATGAAGAGGAATTAATAAAG GATTCATTAGGTGAAGTAGTTTCTTCAAAGGAATATAAACTTGatgaaaataagcatttttcaCCAGAAGATTCTCTTGGTGAGAACAAGACAG TTTCTCTGGAGTCCAATGTTTATCCCATCTTCAGTGCGTCTTCAGTCAATACAAAAAG ATCTCTCGTTGAAGAACAGTCTTCTGTGGGATCCATCAGCTGTACTGATTTCTTGAAACAGACCAACATACAGAAAAATCTGAATATCAGAGAtgcaaataaagaaacaaatgccCAGCTCATCATT GATGCAGGTCAGAAACATTTTGGTGCTACTATTTGTAAATCTTGTGGCATGATCTATACTGCTTCCAACCCAGAAGATGAAATGCAGCATGTCCAGTATCACCACAGATTTCTGGAGGGAATCAAATATACA GGCTGGAAAAAAGAACGGGTAGTAGCAGAGTTTTGGGATGGGAAGATTGTATTGGTCCTGCCACGTGATCCAGCTTATGCTCTCAGAAAG GTAGAAGATGTCCAAGAACTTGCTGATCATGAATTGGGCTTCCAGCAAGTTGTTCCCAAGTGTCCCAACAAAACCAAAACTTTCCTCTTTGTATCTGATGAAAAGAAAGTCGTTGGGTGTTTAGTTGCCGAGCCCATCAAACAG GCCTTCCGTCTCTTGTCTGAACCAAGTGGCCCAGAATCCTCAAACTCTAAAGAATCTCCCAGAGCTTGGCAATGTTCAAATGTGCCTGAACCTGCAGTCTGTGGGATAAGTAGAATCTGGGTTTTCAGACTGCAGAGAAGAAAGCGCATTGCAAGACGTCTGGTGGATACTGTCAG gaATTGCTTCATGTTTGGCTGTTTTCTCAGCACCAATGAAATAGCATTTTCTGACCCAACACCAGATGGCAAGTTATTTGCAACCAAGTACTGCAACACCCCTAATTTCCTTGTGTACAATTTTAATAGTTAA